In the Candidatus Thioglobus sp. genome, TTTACTTTGGCGGCACCAGTTTATTGATCATCGTCGTTGTGGTGATGGATTTTATCGCGCAAGCTCAGTCTCATTTAATGTCTAATCAGTACGAGTCATTAATGAAGAAATCAGGCTTAAATTAACAAAAGGTAGCAATCATGAAAGTAAGAGCATCAGTTAAGAAAATTTGTAATAATTGTAAAATTATTAAGCGTCACGGTGTCGTGCGTGTGATTTGTAAAGAGCCTCGTCATAAACAAAGACAAGGCTAATTTCAATTGACAATGTCAAACGCGCAACGTATAATTGCCCGTTTTTCAAATTCAAATTTTGTAAGCATTGAAAGACGTAAATATTTGCAAAATTAAGACTAAGAAGTAAGTATATAAGGAAACTATGGCAAGAATAGCGGGAATTAACATTCCAACACACAAACACATTGTAATTGGCCTACAGTCAATTTTTGGTATCGGTGAAACAAGATCTAAAAAGATTT is a window encoding:
- the rpmJ gene encoding 50S ribosomal protein L36, translating into MKVRASVKKICNNCKIIKRHGVVRVICKEPRHKQRQG